A single window of Anaerocolumna chitinilytica DNA harbors:
- a CDS encoding RHS repeat-associated core domain-containing protein, with translation MKKRDLRKFCAWVLITALLIGVLPMEAYAKESTGTSDNVDNTAGLEEITDENSSIGEQNAAPPEVLGEIESERSEYIKQFLMSDHTIQAVVYSEPVHYYEDGAWKDIDNTLTLEKAQNGDDFTGYTNGAGESSVKIAANTEEDSLVRMEKDNHVLEFNLDTKEKSSENLEGVVKEQNNDLSVNNTDSKIADYEDIQVPEAVSDTVLYDGITDNTATDIEYKVTGSGLKENIIVNKEQNTYEYIFHIDAKNLELKLKNNEITAYDTATGEVVYVIPAPYMYDANNRISNAVTYTLTNTAGEYQLKITADSNWINGKETKYPVTIDPIISNQKNGVIDSTFIASRTPASNYSTYGSTLVGVDTYAYDACRTLMKIQLPELNEGDIVNSAYLDLKQYKLSSYTTTIPDMPVNAYRITENWDVSKVTWNTKPNTDSNEVDYNYISTKDKGKTVEKYFDITKAAKAWYDSDSSDSTNFGIMIQAEKDSGSNTEVGINASYYMEDNQNTSAYPMLVLTYRNSKGLENYYSYTSLNAGDTGTAYVNNYTGNMVFEQEGVQTSGLKMPISVYPVYNISNSAIPRFNNTKLVSGFGWKLNVQQYVKDSSEYGLTDDAHTNYPYVYTDEDGTEHYFAKVTLDGKTVLVDEDGLGLTMKKLSSGYEIADSADAVMSFGSDGNLISIKDANGNTMTVNYTDGVITSVTDGAGKSVTITYSSDFKITGMTDPSGRMTKYKTEQGRLTQVTRPDESIQTFTYDDKILTKITDSSGYGLEYTYLPKEKGRRVSYIQEFSVAKDSGARTDGQKLGFTYNDYNTTKVNSSGVNSIYGDADDVITTYQFDNFGRLTSTYAKTGFQQLGASLANYETVNSDNSNIRNANRVIDNTSIGANVSNLLLNHNGESLANWETIKTGDSTETIANSTFYHYAGSKSLKIGVASATTGSNVRLRQMLTNTAVVPGKTYTFSGYIRTVGETTLIPGTYGAALLVYCYFADGSSQSFYSDYITSDTDKDINNGWRRVNVTFKVPDNAVKTSVNLLQKGTNGNAYFDALQLEEGNVANSYNFLENSSFENSNPLYGYTTSNLSVDLDKAIIADSESNRKYCTEGMVGYKISGEKNKSKYLSQEVAVSGTEKDAYIVSGWAKAYSIPEFIKGAESIVDRRFKISIKVTYSDGTYIWKTPVEFTPDITLWQYGASFIDLNDGDVSVTRTPVSISIYPRYDNQANAAYFDNFSITKDNSAEYTWENGNLAHVTDHASETTGMTYSKNDLKSVTSGENPNNSNTTSYNYDNSHNVTSSNTQSGIQYNYSYAGGNPTKFTITDKDNTMQIQSDYTYTASGNFQASESDQDGFTTAYTYNEDKGLLQTVTDENGNTTNYTYDPNNDNLLSVQGMAGDTPVSNTYTYLNGMLDTITHNNFAYQFVYDTFGNMKSVDAGSQNLVQYNYQNNNGSLTGVNYKNGGSNTFEYDTYGNIANEKVNGNDRYHWYSDNSGSIIKQEDLQNHLLYNYEYDFGDRLIRQEVTDTSKPSSSNRNAYLTEYGYDDNGNVSKFINKAGSQTLVSLYAYLTDNRLSSFIMPSGKTVSYTYDGLNRLTKYDINTAKPLSVNYKYYTSSRTPGQISLQTTKIYQETVGDTGYQYNYDKLGNIQSISEELADGTYDVINIYHYDQLSQLIREDDKKQDLTRVYNYDQGGNISNIKEYAYNTSEDLSSATVVNTISYEYGDNNWKDKLTAYNGQPITYDEIGNPLTYNGYTLTWSNGRELTTLNGNGVEASYTYDADGLRAAKTVNGVKTTYQYLDGQLQYEKKGDTEVHYLYDANGVLKGLRTVEAGRIVKNYYVVMNTRGDVTQIYNEAGDLQAAYTYDSWGKIFSIKDGAGNEVTSDSNIGKLNSLRYRGYYYDDETGLYYLQSRYYNSELGRFINADGLFGNTGKLLPHNMYVYCDNNPINFSDPDGHLAIQAICATIGAVAGWFFGSYVAKKLGYYSGAKYWAIRVGVTAGGAVIGWFAGPTIASIVNDFLIANSAVALKLPKWILSAVGYYNALNKGVNFTATTAARMQQTGRYVPVSTLIECIKNGIAKPDPQGTRAIMYYMQIWKNGKAYTLEVLYDRVTNTILHFVYK, from the coding sequence ATGAAAAAAAGGGATTTGAGAAAGTTCTGTGCTTGGGTGCTAATAACAGCGCTACTTATAGGAGTACTGCCCATGGAGGCATATGCGAAAGAAAGCACAGGTACATCCGATAATGTGGATAATACTGCAGGTTTGGAAGAAATTACAGATGAAAATTCGAGTATAGGTGAGCAGAATGCAGCACCACCTGAAGTTCTTGGGGAAATAGAGAGTGAAAGATCAGAATATATAAAACAATTTCTTATGAGCGACCATACAATTCAGGCTGTAGTGTATTCAGAGCCGGTTCATTATTATGAGGACGGAGCCTGGAAGGATATTGATAACACCTTGACTTTGGAAAAGGCACAAAATGGTGACGATTTCACAGGCTATACCAATGGAGCAGGAGAATCTTCCGTAAAAATTGCCGCCAATACAGAAGAAGATAGTCTGGTTAGAATGGAAAAGGACAATCATGTATTAGAATTTAATCTGGATACAAAGGAAAAATCTTCTGAAAACCTGGAAGGGGTTGTAAAAGAGCAGAATAATGATTTATCAGTAAATAATACAGACAGTAAAATAGCAGATTACGAGGATATTCAGGTTCCGGAAGCAGTCAGTGATACTGTTTTGTATGACGGTATTACTGATAACACCGCAACGGATATTGAATATAAGGTAACAGGTTCCGGACTTAAGGAAAACATCATAGTCAACAAAGAGCAAAATACATATGAATATATTTTTCATATCGATGCAAAGAATCTGGAACTTAAGTTGAAAAACAATGAAATTACAGCTTACGATACGGCTACAGGCGAAGTAGTTTACGTGATACCGGCACCTTATATGTATGATGCTAATAACAGGATATCCAATGCTGTAACTTATACGTTGACCAATACAGCAGGCGAATATCAGCTTAAAATCACCGCTGACAGCAATTGGATAAATGGAAAAGAAACAAAGTATCCGGTAACAATTGATCCTATTATCAGTAATCAGAAAAATGGGGTTATAGATTCAACTTTTATTGCATCGAGAACACCGGCTTCAAATTACAGCACCTATGGAAGCACGCTGGTAGGAGTTGATACCTATGCCTATGATGCCTGCCGCACACTGATGAAGATTCAGTTACCGGAATTAAATGAAGGAGATATTGTTAATTCTGCTTATCTGGATCTGAAGCAATATAAGTTAAGTTCTTATACGACTACCATCCCGGATATGCCGGTAAATGCTTACCGGATTACGGAGAACTGGGATGTCAGTAAAGTGACCTGGAATACAAAGCCAAATACGGATTCCAATGAGGTAGATTATAACTATATCAGCACAAAGGATAAAGGGAAAACAGTAGAAAAATATTTTGATATTACAAAGGCTGCCAAGGCATGGTATGACAGTGACAGCAGTGACAGCACGAATTTTGGAATTATGATTCAGGCTGAAAAGGATTCCGGAAGTAATACAGAGGTTGGAATTAATGCCAGCTATTACATGGAAGACAATCAGAATACAAGCGCATACCCTATGCTGGTATTGACCTATCGAAATAGTAAAGGATTAGAAAATTATTACTCCTATACAAGCTTAAATGCAGGAGACACTGGAACTGCTTATGTGAATAATTACACGGGAAATATGGTGTTTGAACAGGAGGGTGTGCAAACAAGTGGGTTGAAGATGCCGATATCCGTATATCCGGTTTATAATATCAGTAATTCTGCAATTCCGAGATTTAATAATACAAAGCTGGTGAGCGGTTTTGGCTGGAAGTTGAATGTACAGCAATATGTGAAAGATTCCAGTGAATATGGACTGACTGACGATGCACATACGAATTATCCGTATGTATATACAGATGAAGATGGAACGGAACACTATTTTGCAAAAGTTACGCTGGATGGAAAAACTGTGCTGGTTGATGAAGACGGACTTGGACTTACCATGAAGAAATTAAGTTCGGGCTATGAAATAGCAGACAGTGCAGATGCAGTCATGTCCTTTGGCAGCGATGGTAACTTGATTTCTATTAAGGATGCAAATGGTAATACCATGACCGTTAATTATACAGATGGAGTTATTACCTCTGTTACAGACGGCGCAGGTAAAAGCGTTACAATAACATATAGCAGTGACTTTAAAATTACAGGTATGACTGACCCTTCCGGTCGTATGACAAAGTATAAAACAGAGCAGGGACGATTGACCCAGGTTACAAGACCGGATGAAAGTATCCAGACCTTTACTTATGACGACAAAATCCTAACAAAAATAACTGATTCCAGTGGATACGGATTGGAATACACCTATCTTCCCAAAGAAAAGGGAAGGCGTGTATCTTATATACAGGAATTTTCTGTAGCGAAGGATTCCGGAGCCAGAACAGACGGACAGAAATTGGGATTCACTTACAATGATTATAATACTACCAAGGTAAATTCCAGTGGAGTGAACAGCATCTATGGAGATGCAGACGATGTAATTACAACATATCAGTTTGATAATTTCGGACGGTTGACTTCTACTTATGCAAAAACCGGCTTCCAGCAGTTGGGGGCTTCTTTGGCAAATTATGAGACCGTTAACAGTGATAATTCCAATATCAGGAATGCAAACCGGGTTATAGATAATACCAGTATCGGAGCAAATGTAAGTAACCTGTTGTTAAATCATAACGGAGAAAGTCTTGCAAATTGGGAGACCATCAAAACCGGCGACAGTACGGAAACCATTGCAAACTCCACCTTTTATCATTATGCAGGAAGCAAATCCCTTAAAATAGGAGTAGCTTCTGCCACTACGGGCAGTAATGTCAGATTGCGCCAGATGTTAACGAACACTGCGGTAGTCCCCGGAAAGACTTACACCTTCTCCGGATATATCCGGACGGTAGGAGAAACAACTTTAATACCGGGGACATATGGTGCCGCACTTTTAGTTTACTGCTATTTTGCAGATGGTTCCAGCCAGTCCTTTTATTCGGACTATATCACATCCGATACGGATAAGGATATTAACAATGGCTGGCGCAGGGTAAATGTTACTTTTAAAGTACCGGATAATGCCGTCAAGACCTCTGTCAACCTGCTTCAAAAAGGAACCAACGGCAATGCATATTTTGATGCACTTCAGTTGGAAGAAGGAAACGTGGCAAACTCCTACAATTTTCTGGAGAATTCCAGTTTTGAAAATTCCAATCCTCTGTATGGGTATACTACAAGTAACCTGAGTGTGGATTTAGACAAGGCAATCATAGCAGATTCTGAAAGCAATAGAAAATATTGCACAGAGGGAATGGTAGGCTATAAGATTTCCGGTGAAAAGAATAAGAGCAAGTATCTTAGTCAGGAAGTAGCCGTATCCGGAACAGAAAAAGATGCTTATATTGTAAGCGGCTGGGCAAAAGCATATTCCATACCGGAGTTTATAAAGGGAGCAGAGTCCATCGTAGACAGAAGATTTAAAATCTCCATTAAAGTTACGTACAGTGATGGAACGTATATATGGAAGACTCCGGTTGAATTTACACCGGATATTACATTATGGCAGTATGGAGCTTCTTTTATTGATCTGAATGATGGTGATGTTAGTGTTACGAGGACCCCTGTTTCTATTAGCATATACCCCAGATATGACAATCAGGCAAATGCTGCGTACTTTGATAATTTTTCCATAACAAAGGATAATTCCGCTGAATACACCTGGGAGAATGGTAACCTGGCCCATGTAACAGACCATGCTTCTGAGACAACGGGCATGACCTATTCTAAGAATGATCTGAAGTCTGTAACCAGTGGCGAAAATCCAAATAACAGTAATACAACCAGCTATAATTATGATAATAGCCATAACGTAACAAGTTCCAATACCCAATCAGGAATTCAGTATAACTATTCCTATGCAGGAGGGAATCCAACTAAGTTTACAATTACGGATAAAGATAACACGATGCAGATTCAGTCGGATTATACTTATACTGCCAGTGGAAACTTTCAGGCTTCTGAGAGCGATCAGGACGGGTTTACGACTGCCTATACCTACAATGAAGATAAAGGGCTTTTACAAACAGTAACCGATGAAAATGGTAACACTACCAATTATACTTATGATCCAAACAATGATAATCTGTTAAGTGTTCAGGGAATGGCGGGAGATACACCGGTATCAAACACCTATACTTATTTAAATGGTATGTTGGATACCATAACACATAATAACTTTGCTTACCAATTTGTATATGATACCTTTGGGAATATGAAATCAGTTGATGCGGGAAGTCAGAATCTGGTACAATACAACTATCAGAATAATAACGGCAGCCTGACTGGGGTAAATTATAAGAATGGTGGTTCCAATACTTTTGAATATGATACGTATGGTAACATTGCAAATGAAAAAGTAAATGGAAATGACAGATATCATTGGTATTCTGATAATTCAGGTAGTATCATAAAGCAGGAGGATTTACAAAATCATCTGTTGTATAATTATGAATATGATTTTGGCGACCGGTTAATCCGCCAGGAAGTAACCGATACAAGCAAACCTTCCTCTTCCAATCGGAATGCCTACTTAACAGAGTATGGATATGATGACAATGGCAATGTAAGCAAATTTATTAATAAAGCAGGAAGTCAGACACTGGTAAGCTTATATGCTTATCTTACGGACAATCGGCTGTCTTCCTTCATAATGCCCTCCGGAAAAACGGTTTCCTATACTTATGATGGGTTGAACAGGCTGACAAAGTATGATATTAATACGGCCAAACCTTTAAGTGTGAATTATAAGTACTATACATCTTCACGTACCCCCGGGCAGATTAGCCTTCAAACAACAAAAATATACCAGGAAACAGTAGGTGATACCGGGTATCAGTATAACTATGATAAGCTCGGAAACATCCAGTCAATTTCTGAAGAGCTTGCAGACGGTACTTATGATGTTATTAATATCTATCATTATGATCAGTTGAGTCAATTAATACGGGAGGATGATAAGAAGCAGGATCTCACCAGGGTATATAATTATGACCAGGGAGGAAACATCAGCAATATCAAGGAATATGCCTATAATACCAGTGAGGACTTAAGCAGTGCCACAGTGGTTAACACCATTTCTTATGAGTATGGTGATAATAACTGGAAGGATAAGCTGACAGCCTATAACGGACAGCCTATCACATACGATGAGATTGGAAATCCTTTAACTTACAACGGGTATACCTTGACTTGGAGTAACGGAAGAGAACTTACCACTCTTAACGGAAATGGTGTGGAAGCTTCTTATACCTATGATGCGGATGGATTAAGAGCTGCAAAGACTGTGAATGGTGTCAAGACTACTTATCAATATTTAGACGGGCAGCTTCAATATGAGAAGAAAGGTGATACGGAGGTTCATTATCTTTATGATGCGAATGGAGTTTTAAAAGGTTTACGTACTGTAGAGGCAGGCAGAATAGTCAAGAACTATTATGTGGTGATGAATACTCGTGGAGATGTAACGCAGATTTATAATGAAGCCGGAGACTTACAGGCAGCATATACCTATGATTCCTGGGGAAAGATATTTTCTATTAAGGATGGTGCAGGAAATGAAGTAACCAGTGATAGTAATATTGGTAAGCTGAATTCGTTGAGGTATAGAGGGTATTATTATGATGATGAAACTGGGTTATATTATTTGCAGAGTAGGTATTATAATTCTGAATTGGGTAGGTTTATTAATGCGGATGGATTATTTGGTAATACAGGAAAATTGTTGCCACATAATATGTATGTTTATTGTGATAATAATCCTATAAATTTTTCGGATCCAGATGGACATTTAGCGATTCAAGCTATATGTGCTACAATTGGGGCTGTAGCAGGATGGTTTTTTGGTAGTTATGTAGCAAAAAAACTTGGATATTATTCAGGAGCGAAATATTGGGCAATTCGAGTTGGAGTAACAGCCGGTGGAGCAGTTATAGGATGGTTTGCTGGTCCAACAATTGCATCAATTGTAAATGACTTTCTTATTGCAAATTCTGCTGTGGCACTAAAATTACCTAAGTGGATATTATCCGCAGTGGGATATTATAATGCCCTTAATAAGGGAGTTAATTTTACAGCGACTACTGCTGCAAGAATGCAACAGACAGGGAGATATGTTCCAGTAAGTACACTAATAGAATGTATTAAAAACGGTATTGCAAAACCAGACCCTCAAGGAACAAGAGCGATAATGTATTATATGCAAATATGGAAAAATGGGAAAGCATATACTTTAGAAGTGTTATATGATAGAGTAACTAACACAATACTGCATTTCGTCTATAAATAA
- a CDS encoding GNAT family N-acetyltransferase translates to MVRFIEEKEQKEFIAAAILSDLPEWFGLPDSTAEYIKHSKELPFWAVIEEDSAKGFIVLKETSKHTAEVYVMGVLKAVHQNGYGRKLFEAFYAYAKEHGYSFIQVKTVQEGHYDEYDRTIQFYKGLGFKEFECFPTLWDEWNPCQIYVMGIV, encoded by the coding sequence ATGGTTCGTTTTATCGAAGAGAAAGAGCAAAAGGAATTTATCGCTGCTGCAATCTTATCAGATTTACCGGAATGGTTCGGATTACCGGATAGCACCGCGGAGTATATTAAACATAGTAAAGAATTGCCTTTTTGGGCGGTAATAGAAGAGGATTCAGCAAAAGGGTTCATTGTTTTAAAGGAAACCAGTAAGCATACGGCTGAAGTATATGTAATGGGTGTATTAAAAGCAGTACATCAAAACGGCTATGGCAGGAAGTTATTTGAGGCGTTCTATGCCTATGCAAAAGAACATGGATATTCCTTTATACAGGTGAAGACAGTGCAAGAAGGTCATTATGACGAGTACGACAGAACGATTCAATTCTATAAAGGATTAGGATTCAAAGAATTTGAATGTTTCCCGACCTTATGGGATGAATGGAATCCTTGTCAGATTTATGTAATGGGGATTGTGTAA
- a CDS encoding GNAT family N-acetyltransferase, with protein sequence MRIHNDNLLIRDAKVEDASLLRQWWNDGRVMAHAGFPNGLGITGEEVCQVIRKRSSDADRLLMMEADALPIGEMNYRSLGNGTAEIGIKICDISRQEKGYGKRLLSMLIHTLFTEYGYDKIVLDTNADNKRAQHVYEKLGFQRISTRENAWKNQLNEWQTAIDYELQKKNFISQL encoded by the coding sequence ATGCGAATACATAACGACAACTTATTAATCAGAGACGCAAAGGTGGAGGATGCTTCCCTTCTCAGACAGTGGTGGAATGACGGCAGGGTTATGGCTCATGCTGGTTTTCCGAATGGCTTGGGAATTACCGGGGAGGAAGTATGCCAAGTAATAAGGAAAAGAAGCAGTGATGCAGACAGGCTTTTGATGATGGAAGCGGATGCCTTACCGATCGGTGAAATGAATTACCGGAGCCTGGGAAATGGTACTGCTGAAATAGGTATTAAGATCTGCGATATTTCAAGACAGGAAAAGGGATATGGAAAAAGGTTGCTATCCATGCTGATTCATACACTTTTTACGGAATATGGATATGACAAAATCGTACTGGATACGAATGCTGACAATAAACGGGCACAGCATGTTTATGAGAAACTGGGTTTTCAAAGAATAAGCACAAGAGAGAATGCCTGGAAGAACCAGCTAAATGAATGGCAGACAGCCATTGATTACGAATTGCAGAAAAAGAACTTTATCAGTCAGCTTTAA
- a CDS encoding cysteine hydrolase family protein has product MFRTSKENFISESSKTLEEIYEMLHSLKSISLQKLQKDKTVLIMVDLINGFIREGALKSSRVEEILPAVLKLQKACIQAGIPILAFADSHTMASPEFESYPPHCLAGTSEEEIAEELKQAGGYQLIRKNSTNGFLEEEFQKWLLSHDKINNFIIVGDCTDICIQQFAVSLKTWFNKENRKTRIIVPMDLVETYDLGVHNGNLVHVMSLYNMIINGVEVVQAVEVG; this is encoded by the coding sequence ATGTTTCGAACAAGTAAAGAAAATTTTATCAGCGAGAGCAGTAAGACCTTAGAAGAGATTTATGAGATGCTTCATTCTCTAAAAAGCATTTCCCTACAAAAATTGCAGAAAGACAAGACAGTATTAATTATGGTAGATCTTATTAACGGATTTATCAGGGAAGGCGCCTTAAAGAGCTCCAGAGTGGAAGAGATACTTCCGGCTGTGCTGAAGCTTCAAAAGGCATGCATTCAAGCCGGTATCCCTATTCTGGCATTTGCTGACAGCCATACGATGGCCTCACCGGAGTTTGAATCCTACCCTCCCCACTGCCTCGCTGGAACCAGTGAAGAAGAAATAGCGGAGGAACTAAAGCAGGCAGGCGGATACCAGTTAATACGCAAGAATTCTACGAATGGATTTTTGGAGGAAGAATTTCAGAAATGGCTGTTAAGTCATGATAAAATCAATAACTTTATTATAGTGGGAGATTGCACCGACATCTGTATACAGCAGTTTGCAGTAAGTCTTAAGACCTGGTTCAACAAAGAAAACCGAAAGACAAGGATTATAGTCCCCATGGATTTAGTGGAAACCTATGATTTAGGTGTTCATAACGGTAATCTTGTTCATGTAATGTCGCTTTATAATATGATAATCAACGGTGTGGAGGTTGTACAGGCTGTTGAAGTGGGCTAA
- a CDS encoding PucR family transcriptional regulator → MAVRFWEMYEETKVQFKLKIAAGKAGMDTVVSWVHMLEDETIVSRFHGEELGITTGMKAASPGWLLKVVQGMAKDDCAGIIINTGMYLKEIPEEVILWCEEHNFPLLEMPWEISITELIQDYCMRIIDQKQFEKKISNAFREAIQGRWKEADVRQVLGERYDMEGTYQAFCVYVKKTMEDEFNYNQSVIKLENLFGLWKGNDKINTSYGLIRMEDYIVLILNNSREKVFAELPGLILQSFSYFAKEHRFYLGIGPRVSHIENLSASYKKARTAMKMSMGTGRQIIQFEEMGFFKLLFSVEDTDILNSYAGEILGTLEEYDKVHNSVYVETLRSYIKNDRSLIGVAEDTFTHRNTVNYRIQNIKKILGCELKNAEELFPYQVAFYIRDMTKKEE, encoded by the coding sequence ATGGCGGTACGTTTTTGGGAAATGTATGAAGAAACGAAAGTTCAGTTTAAATTGAAAATTGCAGCAGGCAAGGCAGGAATGGATACCGTTGTCAGCTGGGTTCATATGTTAGAAGACGAAACCATTGTATCCAGGTTCCACGGAGAAGAGCTTGGGATTACAACCGGTATGAAAGCAGCCAGCCCCGGCTGGTTATTGAAAGTGGTTCAGGGGATGGCAAAGGATGATTGCGCAGGTATTATTATCAATACCGGAATGTACTTAAAGGAAATACCGGAAGAGGTCATACTTTGGTGTGAAGAGCATAACTTTCCTTTACTGGAGATGCCCTGGGAGATATCTATTACAGAGCTTATTCAGGATTACTGCATGAGAATAATTGACCAGAAACAATTTGAAAAGAAAATCAGCAATGCCTTTCGTGAAGCAATACAGGGACGTTGGAAGGAAGCAGATGTCAGGCAGGTATTAGGTGAGCGTTACGATATGGAAGGAACCTATCAAGCCTTTTGCGTCTATGTGAAGAAGACGATGGAGGATGAATTTAATTATAACCAGTCGGTTATTAAACTGGAGAATCTCTTCGGGCTCTGGAAAGGAAATGACAAAATTAATACTTCTTATGGTCTTATCCGTATGGAGGATTATATCGTGCTGATATTAAATAACAGCAGGGAAAAAGTCTTTGCAGAGCTGCCGGGGCTAATACTGCAAAGCTTTTCCTACTTTGCCAAAGAACATCGTTTCTATCTTGGTATCGGACCAAGAGTATCCCATATAGAGAATTTATCCGCAAGCTACAAGAAAGCCAGAACAGCCATGAAGATGTCTATGGGAACCGGCAGGCAGATTATTCAATTTGAAGAAATGGGATTTTTTAAGCTTCTCTTTTCCGTAGAAGATACCGATATCCTTAACAGCTATGCAGGGGAGATACTAGGCACCCTGGAGGAATACGATAAAGTCCACAATTCGGTATATGTAGAAACTCTTAGGAGTTATATCAAGAATGATCGCAGTCTTATAGGAGTGGCAGAAGATACCTTCACCCATAGAAATACCGTTAATTATCGTATTCAGAATATAAAGAAGATATTAGGCTGTGAGCTGAAAAATGCAGAGGAATTATTTCCATATCAAGTAGCTTTTTATATTAGGGATATGACGAAGAAAGAGGAGTAG
- a CDS encoding ABC transporter ATP-binding protein, whose translation MAEQYQTQQSKVPSMGHRPGGGGGNRFAPGAKPKNAKGTLLRIVKIYIRWAKTIFVAMALTVVTSVVSILTPYYVGKTFNTFSITNRSVDKDRLLTLLAIILALYLIGWLANLINGLLILKVSQKLVYTLRSEFFSKMQRLPLSFYDTRSHGDTMSRITNDVDNISSTIAQTTTQLLASIITLTGTLAVMIWMNIPLTLVVLLCIPLVALLTRTIARKSRAFFKAQQVSLGALNGIIEENILGMKMVKAFHKQEDIIGHFKEVNGKLYNSSYKAQVWSGYMMPLMNVINNLIFAVVAIVGGILSVGYGLAIGTVVSFLSYSKQFAQPLNSIAGMFNTIQSALAGAERVFEILDYEEEKPDKENAAEMEVPKGEVAFKEVSFSYDKKTPILKGVSFQVKAGETIALVGETGAGKTTIVNLLTRFYDADTGEVTIDNVPVTDMKREALRRCFSVVLQDTCLFSGTIYDNIRYARTDASKEEVISAAKMAHAHDFIYKLPEGYDTEVSSSADNLSQGQRQLIAIARAVLCDSPILILDEATSSVDTKTEKEIQRALTGLMVNRTSFLVAHRLSTIRDADRIMVIGEGRILEAGSHERLMEQKGRYYEMVMSQMGKVMNSAK comes from the coding sequence ATGGCAGAACAATATCAAACGCAGCAATCGAAAGTGCCGTCTATGGGGCATAGACCCGGCGGCGGTGGCGGGAACCGTTTCGCACCGGGAGCTAAGCCCAAGAATGCGAAAGGAACACTGCTTCGCATTGTAAAGATTTACATACGCTGGGCCAAGACTATCTTTGTTGCCATGGCACTTACGGTAGTTACTTCAGTTGTATCCATTCTCACTCCTTATTATGTGGGTAAAACCTTTAATACCTTTTCGATTACGAATAGATCTGTTGATAAGGATAGATTATTAACATTGCTGGCGATTATACTGGCTCTATATCTGATAGGCTGGTTAGCAAACCTAATAAATGGCTTGCTTATTCTAAAAGTATCCCAAAAGCTTGTGTATACCTTGCGGAGTGAATTCTTTTCCAAAATGCAGCGGCTTCCTCTGTCTTTTTATGATACCCGCTCCCATGGTGATACCATGAGCCGAATCACAAACGATGTGGACAATATCAGCTCAACCATAGCACAGACGACAACACAGCTCCTTGCCAGTATTATCACTCTTACGGGAACACTGGCAGTAATGATATGGATGAATATACCCTTAACCCTGGTAGTTCTTTTATGTATTCCGCTTGTAGCATTACTGACAAGAACCATAGCCAGGAAAAGCCGTGCTTTCTTTAAAGCCCAGCAGGTCAGCCTGGGTGCGCTGAATGGAATTATTGAAGAAAATATCCTGGGTATGAAAATGGTAAAGGCCTTTCATAAGCAGGAGGATATAATCGGGCATTTTAAGGAAGTCAACGGAAAGCTTTATAACAGCAGCTATAAGGCACAGGTATGGTCCGGCTACATGATGCCCCTGATGAATGTTATCAATAATTTGATATTTGCTGTGGTTGCTATCGTAGGAGGTATTTTATCTGTAGGCTATGGACTTGCCATCGGAACAGTTGTAAGTTTTTTAAGCTACTCCAAGCAATTTGCCCAACCGCTTAACTCCATAGCAGGCATGTTTAATACCATACAATCTGCCCTAGCAGGAGCTGAGCGCGTATTCGAAATTCTGGATTATGAAGAGGAAAAGCCGGATAAGGAAAATGCAGCCGAGATGGAAGTGCCAAAAGGTGAGGTGGCTTTTAAGGAAGTGAGTTTCTCTTATGATAAGAAGACGCCTATTCTAAAGGGGGTAAGCTTTCAGGTAAAAGCCGGTGAGACCATTGCCTTGGTAGGTGAAACCGGCGCCGGAAAGACAACGATAGTCAATCTGCTTACAAGATTTTATGATGCGGATACGGGAGAAGTCACCATAGATAATGTACCGGTAACAGATATGAAACGGGAGGCTTTAAGAAGATGCTTTTCTGTCGTTTTACAGGATACCTGTCTCTTTAGCGGTACGATCTATGATAATATCCGGTATGCAAGAACCGATGCAAGCAAAGAGGAAGTTATAAGTGCTGCAAAGATGGCACACGCTCATGATTTTATTTATAAATTGCCGGAAGGCTATGATACTGAAGTCAGCTCCTCCGCAGATAATTTAAGTCAGGGCCAGAGGCAGCTGATAGCTATCGCCAGAGCAGTTCTTTGTGATAGTCCTATTCTGATTCTGGATGAAGCAACCAGCAGCGTAGATACAAAGACCGAAAAGGAAATCCAAAGGGCATTAACCGGTCTGATGGTTAACCGGACCAGCTTTCTTGTTGCACATCGTCTCTCAACCATCCGTGACGCAGACCGTATTATGGTTATCGGAGAAGGCAGGATATTAGAAGCCGGAAGTCATGAGAGACTGATGGAGCAAAAGGGAAGATATTATGAGATGGTGATGAGCCAGATGGGCAAGGTGATGAACTCAGCAAAGTGA